From Acidipropionibacterium acidipropionici, one genomic window encodes:
- a CDS encoding NUDIX hydrolase, which produces MVEIPTGDGRVFEVHDFDTPTGGTHAGDDAVDVRWFTPEQLDQVLLTHDLASYLAHAGIIPIPHRQSSDDY; this is translated from the coding sequence ATGGTGGAGATCCCGACCGGGGACGGTCGGGTGTTCGAGGTGCACGACTTCGACACCCCGACCGGCGGTACGCATGCGGGCGACGACGCTGTCGATGTGCGCTGGTTCACCCCGGAGCAACTGGATCAGGTGCTATTGACCCACGATCTGGCCAGCTATCTCGCCCACGCCGGCATCATCCCTATTCCACACCGGCAGAGCAGCGATGACTACTAG